From a single Accipiter gentilis chromosome 8, bAccGen1.1, whole genome shotgun sequence genomic region:
- the RFX2 gene encoding DNA-binding protein RFX2 isoform X2, translating into MQSSEGGSDSAASVALHTSASAQAPVVQPVPASQQRVLVQAAGSAPKGAQMQQISVPRVQQVPQQVQSVQHVYPSQVQYVEGEAVYTNGTIRAAYSYNTEAQIYAPSSAASYFESQGGGAQVTTAASSPTAIPSHNMVGITMDIGGSPILSGSGAYLIHGGMENTRHSLSHTSRSSPATLEMAIENLQKNEGITSHKSSLLNSHLQWLLDNYETAEGVSLPRSSLYNHYLRHCQEHKLDPVNAASFGKLIRSVFMGLRTRRLGTRGNSKYHYYGIRLKPESPLNRLQEDTQYMAMRQQPIHQKQRYRPAQKMDGMAESGSNSNPHTTPEQSVAAQSQHHLQFIDITHVFPEFPAPRLGNVLLQEGVTMNDVKTLQLLYRRHCEATLDVVMNLQFHYIEKLWQSFWSPKTPSSDGSTALPSSEEEHEGTLPKDKLITLCKYEPILKWMRSCDHILYQALVEILIPDVLRPVPSTLTQAIRNFAKSLEGWLMNAMSEFPPQVVQTKVGVVSAFAQTLRRYTSLNHLAQAARAVLQNTSQINQMLSDLNRVDFANVQEQASWVCQCEEGMVQKLEQDFKLTLQQQSSLDQWASWLDNVVTQVLKHHEGSPSFPKAARQFLLKWSFYSSMVIRDLTLRSAASFGSFHLIRLLYDEYMFYLVEHRVAQATGETPIAVMGEFGDLTSLSPTLLDKDDISDLGSEVDTVSRCVGEPLVKRERSDPGHSLQEI; encoded by the exons AGGGTTTTGGTCCAAGCAGCAGGCTCCGCTCCCAAAGGAGCGCAGATGCAGCAAATCTCTGTTCCCAGAGTTCAGCAGGTTCCACAACAG GTGCAATCCGTGCAGCACGTATATCCATCCCAGGTCCAGTATGTGGAAGGAGAAGCTGTTTATACCAATGGAACCAT ACGAGCCGCTTACTCCTACAACACCGAAGCTCAGATTTACGCCCCCAGCAGCGCAGCATCCTATTTCGAATCGCAGGGAGGTGGAGCTCAGGTGACTACAGCGGCATCCTCTCCTACAGCCATTCCCTCTCACAACATGGTGGGCATCACCATGGACATTGGGGGAAGTCCGATCCTCTCCGGCTCGGGAGCCTATCTCATTCATGGGGGGATGGAAAACACTAGACATTCTCTGTCACATACTTCACGCTCCTCTCCAGCAACG CTTGAAATGGCGATtgaaaacctacaaaaaaatGAAGGGATTACATCACACAAAAGCAGTTTGCTCAACAGCCAT CTCCAGTGGTTGTTGGACAACTACGAGACAGCGGAAGGTGTCAGCCTTCCCAGGAGCTCTCTCTATAATCATTACCTGCGGCACTGCCAGGAGCACAAACTGGATCCAGTGAACGCCGCTTCCTTCGGAAAACTGATCCGTTCGGTGTTCATGGGGCTGAGGACTCGCCGCCTGGGAACCAG GGGGAACTCCAAATATCATTATTACGGGATCCGTCTAAAACCAGAGTCTCCGCTGAACCGCTTGCAGGAGGACACCCAGTACATGGCAATGAGGCAGCAGCCCATCCACCAGAAGCAAAG GTATAGGCCAGCACAGAAGATGGATGGCATGGCAGAGAGCGGGTCCAATAGTAACCCGCACACTACGCCGGAGCAATCGGTTGCTGCTCAAAGTCAACATCATCTGCAATTCATAG atataACCCATGTCTTTCCCGAGTTCCCAGCCCCTCGTTTAGGTAACGTCCTCTTACAAGAAGGGGTCACCATGAATGATGTGAAAACTCTGCAGCTTCTTTACAGGCGACACTGTGAG GCAACTTTGGATGTTGTAATGAATCTTCAATTTCATTATATTGAGAAACTGTGGCAATCCTTCTGGAGTCCTAAAACACCATCTAGTGATGGCTCTACTGCCCTGCCATCCAG CGAAGAAGAACATGAAGGGACCCTCCCGAAAGATAAGCTGATCACTCTGTGCAAATACGAACCCATCCTCAAATGGATGAGAAGCTGCGATCACATCTTGTACCAGGCCCTGGTGGAGATTCTCATCCCAGACGTGCTCAGACCAGTGCCCA GTACACTTACACAGGCGATTCGTAATTTTGCCAAGAGTTTGGAAGGGTGGCTGATGAACGCAATGAGTGAATTTCCCCCGCAGGTTGTCCAGACCAAG GTTGGGGTAGTGAGTGCCTTTGCGCAGACGTTACGGAGGTACACATCCCTGAACCACCTGGCTCAGGCTGCCCGTGCGGTGCTGCAGAACACTTCCCAGATAAACCAGATGCTCAGTGATCTCAATCGGGTCGACTTTGCCAATGTACAG GAGCAAGCCTCGTGGGTGTGCCAGTGCGAGGAAGGCATGGTACAGAAGCTGGAGCAGGATTTCAAGCtcactctgcagcagcagagttCTCTGGACCAGTGGGCTAGTTGGCTGGATAATGTTGTTACTCAAGTCCTGAAGCATCACGAGGGCAGTCCCAGCTTCCCCAAGGCAGCCAGGCAGTTCCTGTTAAAATGGTCTTTCTATAG CTCCATGGTGATCCGTGACCTCACCTTGCGCAGTGCTGCCAGCTTTGGTTCCTTCCACCTGATTCGCCTGCTCTATGATGAATACATGTTTTATCTGGTAGAGCATCGTGTTGCCCAGGCAACAGGGGAGACACCAATTGCTGTAATGGGAGAG tttggtGATCTcacatccctgtccccaacaCTGCTGGACAAAG ATGACATTAGTGACCTGGGCAGCGAGGTGGACACGGTCTCCCGATGCGTGGGGGAGCCACTGGTGAAACGGGAACGCAGTGACCCCGGCCACTCGCTGCAGGAGATCTGA
- the RFX2 gene encoding DNA-binding protein RFX2 isoform X5, producing the protein MNYWQYDWCEAEAFGVVDHWSTFQCERRLYEQDGLILQRVLVQAAGSAPKGAQMQQISVPRVQQVPQQVQSVQHVYPSQVQYVEGEAVYTNGTIRAAYSYNTEAQIYAPSSAASYFESQGGGAQLQWLLDNYETAEGVSLPRSSLYNHYLRHCQEHKLDPVNAASFGKLIRSVFMGLRTRRLGTRGNSKYHYYGIRLKPESPLNRLQEDTQYMAMRQQPIHQKQRYRPAQKMDGMAESGSNSNPHTTPEQSVAAQSQHHLQFIDITHVFPEFPAPRLGNVLLQEGVTMNDVKTLQLLYRRHCEATLDVVMNLQFHYIEKLWQSFWSPKTPSSDGSTALPSSEEEHEGTLPKDKLITLCKYEPILKWMRSCDHILYQALVEILIPDVLRPVPSTLTQAIRNFAKSLEGWLMNAMSEFPPQVVQTKVGVVSAFAQTLRRYTSLNHLAQAARAVLQNTSQINQMLSDLNRVDFANVQEQASWVCQCEEGMVQKLEQDFKLTLQQQSSLDQWASWLDNVVTQVLKHHEGSPSFPKAARQFLLKWSFYSSMVIRDLTLRSAASFGSFHLIRLLYDEYMFYLVEHRVAQATGETPIAVMGEFGDLTSLSPTLLDKDDISDLGSEVDTVSRCVGEPLVKRERSDPGHSLQEI; encoded by the exons AGGGTTTTGGTCCAAGCAGCAGGCTCCGCTCCCAAAGGAGCGCAGATGCAGCAAATCTCTGTTCCCAGAGTTCAGCAGGTTCCACAACAG GTGCAATCCGTGCAGCACGTATATCCATCCCAGGTCCAGTATGTGGAAGGAGAAGCTGTTTATACCAATGGAACCAT ACGAGCCGCTTACTCCTACAACACCGAAGCTCAGATTTACGCCCCCAGCAGCGCAGCATCCTATTTCGAATCGCAGGGAGGTGGAGCTCAG CTCCAGTGGTTGTTGGACAACTACGAGACAGCGGAAGGTGTCAGCCTTCCCAGGAGCTCTCTCTATAATCATTACCTGCGGCACTGCCAGGAGCACAAACTGGATCCAGTGAACGCCGCTTCCTTCGGAAAACTGATCCGTTCGGTGTTCATGGGGCTGAGGACTCGCCGCCTGGGAACCAG GGGGAACTCCAAATATCATTATTACGGGATCCGTCTAAAACCAGAGTCTCCGCTGAACCGCTTGCAGGAGGACACCCAGTACATGGCAATGAGGCAGCAGCCCATCCACCAGAAGCAAAG GTATAGGCCAGCACAGAAGATGGATGGCATGGCAGAGAGCGGGTCCAATAGTAACCCGCACACTACGCCGGAGCAATCGGTTGCTGCTCAAAGTCAACATCATCTGCAATTCATAG atataACCCATGTCTTTCCCGAGTTCCCAGCCCCTCGTTTAGGTAACGTCCTCTTACAAGAAGGGGTCACCATGAATGATGTGAAAACTCTGCAGCTTCTTTACAGGCGACACTGTGAG GCAACTTTGGATGTTGTAATGAATCTTCAATTTCATTATATTGAGAAACTGTGGCAATCCTTCTGGAGTCCTAAAACACCATCTAGTGATGGCTCTACTGCCCTGCCATCCAG CGAAGAAGAACATGAAGGGACCCTCCCGAAAGATAAGCTGATCACTCTGTGCAAATACGAACCCATCCTCAAATGGATGAGAAGCTGCGATCACATCTTGTACCAGGCCCTGGTGGAGATTCTCATCCCAGACGTGCTCAGACCAGTGCCCA GTACACTTACACAGGCGATTCGTAATTTTGCCAAGAGTTTGGAAGGGTGGCTGATGAACGCAATGAGTGAATTTCCCCCGCAGGTTGTCCAGACCAAG GTTGGGGTAGTGAGTGCCTTTGCGCAGACGTTACGGAGGTACACATCCCTGAACCACCTGGCTCAGGCTGCCCGTGCGGTGCTGCAGAACACTTCCCAGATAAACCAGATGCTCAGTGATCTCAATCGGGTCGACTTTGCCAATGTACAG GAGCAAGCCTCGTGGGTGTGCCAGTGCGAGGAAGGCATGGTACAGAAGCTGGAGCAGGATTTCAAGCtcactctgcagcagcagagttCTCTGGACCAGTGGGCTAGTTGGCTGGATAATGTTGTTACTCAAGTCCTGAAGCATCACGAGGGCAGTCCCAGCTTCCCCAAGGCAGCCAGGCAGTTCCTGTTAAAATGGTCTTTCTATAG CTCCATGGTGATCCGTGACCTCACCTTGCGCAGTGCTGCCAGCTTTGGTTCCTTCCACCTGATTCGCCTGCTCTATGATGAATACATGTTTTATCTGGTAGAGCATCGTGTTGCCCAGGCAACAGGGGAGACACCAATTGCTGTAATGGGAGAG tttggtGATCTcacatccctgtccccaacaCTGCTGGACAAAG ATGACATTAGTGACCTGGGCAGCGAGGTGGACACGGTCTCCCGATGCGTGGGGGAGCCACTGGTGAAACGGGAACGCAGTGACCCCGGCCACTCGCTGCAGGAGATCTGA
- the RFX2 gene encoding DNA-binding protein RFX2 isoform X4, translating into MQSSEGGSDSAASVALHTSASAQAPVVQPVPASQQRVLVQAAGSAPKGAQMQQISVPRVQQVPQQVQSVQHVYPSQVQYVEGEAVYTNGTIRAAYSYNTEAQIYAPSSAASYFESQGGGAQVTTAASSPTAIPSHNMVGITMDIGGSPILSGSGAYLIHGGMENTRHSLSHTSRSSPATLQWLLDNYETAEGVSLPRSSLYNHYLRHCQEHKLDPVNAASFGKLIRSVFMGLRTRRLGTRGNSKYHYYGIRLKPESPLNRLQEDTQYMAMRQQPIHQKQRYRPAQKMDGMAESGSNSNPHTTPEQSVAAQSQHHLQFIDITHVFPEFPAPRLGNVLLQEGVTMNDVKTLQLLYRRHCEATLDVVMNLQFHYIEKLWQSFWSPKTPSSDGSTALPSSEEEHEGTLPKDKLITLCKYEPILKWMRSCDHILYQALVEILIPDVLRPVPSTLTQAIRNFAKSLEGWLMNAMSEFPPQVVQTKVGVVSAFAQTLRRYTSLNHLAQAARAVLQNTSQINQMLSDLNRVDFANVQEQASWVCQCEEGMVQKLEQDFKLTLQQQSSLDQWASWLDNVVTQVLKHHEGSPSFPKAARQFLLKWSFYSSMVIRDLTLRSAASFGSFHLIRLLYDEYMFYLVEHRVAQATGETPIAVMGEFGDLTSLSPTLLDKDDISDLGSEVDTVSRCVGEPLVKRERSDPGHSLQEI; encoded by the exons AGGGTTTTGGTCCAAGCAGCAGGCTCCGCTCCCAAAGGAGCGCAGATGCAGCAAATCTCTGTTCCCAGAGTTCAGCAGGTTCCACAACAG GTGCAATCCGTGCAGCACGTATATCCATCCCAGGTCCAGTATGTGGAAGGAGAAGCTGTTTATACCAATGGAACCAT ACGAGCCGCTTACTCCTACAACACCGAAGCTCAGATTTACGCCCCCAGCAGCGCAGCATCCTATTTCGAATCGCAGGGAGGTGGAGCTCAGGTGACTACAGCGGCATCCTCTCCTACAGCCATTCCCTCTCACAACATGGTGGGCATCACCATGGACATTGGGGGAAGTCCGATCCTCTCCGGCTCGGGAGCCTATCTCATTCATGGGGGGATGGAAAACACTAGACATTCTCTGTCACATACTTCACGCTCCTCTCCAGCAACG CTCCAGTGGTTGTTGGACAACTACGAGACAGCGGAAGGTGTCAGCCTTCCCAGGAGCTCTCTCTATAATCATTACCTGCGGCACTGCCAGGAGCACAAACTGGATCCAGTGAACGCCGCTTCCTTCGGAAAACTGATCCGTTCGGTGTTCATGGGGCTGAGGACTCGCCGCCTGGGAACCAG GGGGAACTCCAAATATCATTATTACGGGATCCGTCTAAAACCAGAGTCTCCGCTGAACCGCTTGCAGGAGGACACCCAGTACATGGCAATGAGGCAGCAGCCCATCCACCAGAAGCAAAG GTATAGGCCAGCACAGAAGATGGATGGCATGGCAGAGAGCGGGTCCAATAGTAACCCGCACACTACGCCGGAGCAATCGGTTGCTGCTCAAAGTCAACATCATCTGCAATTCATAG atataACCCATGTCTTTCCCGAGTTCCCAGCCCCTCGTTTAGGTAACGTCCTCTTACAAGAAGGGGTCACCATGAATGATGTGAAAACTCTGCAGCTTCTTTACAGGCGACACTGTGAG GCAACTTTGGATGTTGTAATGAATCTTCAATTTCATTATATTGAGAAACTGTGGCAATCCTTCTGGAGTCCTAAAACACCATCTAGTGATGGCTCTACTGCCCTGCCATCCAG CGAAGAAGAACATGAAGGGACCCTCCCGAAAGATAAGCTGATCACTCTGTGCAAATACGAACCCATCCTCAAATGGATGAGAAGCTGCGATCACATCTTGTACCAGGCCCTGGTGGAGATTCTCATCCCAGACGTGCTCAGACCAGTGCCCA GTACACTTACACAGGCGATTCGTAATTTTGCCAAGAGTTTGGAAGGGTGGCTGATGAACGCAATGAGTGAATTTCCCCCGCAGGTTGTCCAGACCAAG GTTGGGGTAGTGAGTGCCTTTGCGCAGACGTTACGGAGGTACACATCCCTGAACCACCTGGCTCAGGCTGCCCGTGCGGTGCTGCAGAACACTTCCCAGATAAACCAGATGCTCAGTGATCTCAATCGGGTCGACTTTGCCAATGTACAG GAGCAAGCCTCGTGGGTGTGCCAGTGCGAGGAAGGCATGGTACAGAAGCTGGAGCAGGATTTCAAGCtcactctgcagcagcagagttCTCTGGACCAGTGGGCTAGTTGGCTGGATAATGTTGTTACTCAAGTCCTGAAGCATCACGAGGGCAGTCCCAGCTTCCCCAAGGCAGCCAGGCAGTTCCTGTTAAAATGGTCTTTCTATAG CTCCATGGTGATCCGTGACCTCACCTTGCGCAGTGCTGCCAGCTTTGGTTCCTTCCACCTGATTCGCCTGCTCTATGATGAATACATGTTTTATCTGGTAGAGCATCGTGTTGCCCAGGCAACAGGGGAGACACCAATTGCTGTAATGGGAGAG tttggtGATCTcacatccctgtccccaacaCTGCTGGACAAAG ATGACATTAGTGACCTGGGCAGCGAGGTGGACACGGTCTCCCGATGCGTGGGGGAGCCACTGGTGAAACGGGAACGCAGTGACCCCGGCCACTCGCTGCAGGAGATCTGA
- the RFX2 gene encoding DNA-binding protein RFX2 isoform X1: MNYWQYDWCEAEAFGVVDHWSTFQCERRLYEQDGLILQRVLVQAAGSAPKGAQMQQISVPRVQQVPQQVQSVQHVYPSQVQYVEGEAVYTNGTIRAAYSYNTEAQIYAPSSAASYFESQGGGAQVTTAASSPTAIPSHNMVGITMDIGGSPILSGSGAYLIHGGMENTRHSLSHTSRSSPATLEMAIENLQKNEGITSHKSSLLNSHLQWLLDNYETAEGVSLPRSSLYNHYLRHCQEHKLDPVNAASFGKLIRSVFMGLRTRRLGTRGNSKYHYYGIRLKPESPLNRLQEDTQYMAMRQQPIHQKQRYRPAQKMDGMAESGSNSNPHTTPEQSVAAQSQHHLQFIDITHVFPEFPAPRLGNVLLQEGVTMNDVKTLQLLYRRHCEATLDVVMNLQFHYIEKLWQSFWSPKTPSSDGSTALPSSEEEHEGTLPKDKLITLCKYEPILKWMRSCDHILYQALVEILIPDVLRPVPSTLTQAIRNFAKSLEGWLMNAMSEFPPQVVQTKVGVVSAFAQTLRRYTSLNHLAQAARAVLQNTSQINQMLSDLNRVDFANVQEQASWVCQCEEGMVQKLEQDFKLTLQQQSSLDQWASWLDNVVTQVLKHHEGSPSFPKAARQFLLKWSFYSSMVIRDLTLRSAASFGSFHLIRLLYDEYMFYLVEHRVAQATGETPIAVMGEFGDLTSLSPTLLDKDDISDLGSEVDTVSRCVGEPLVKRERSDPGHSLQEI, translated from the exons AGGGTTTTGGTCCAAGCAGCAGGCTCCGCTCCCAAAGGAGCGCAGATGCAGCAAATCTCTGTTCCCAGAGTTCAGCAGGTTCCACAACAG GTGCAATCCGTGCAGCACGTATATCCATCCCAGGTCCAGTATGTGGAAGGAGAAGCTGTTTATACCAATGGAACCAT ACGAGCCGCTTACTCCTACAACACCGAAGCTCAGATTTACGCCCCCAGCAGCGCAGCATCCTATTTCGAATCGCAGGGAGGTGGAGCTCAGGTGACTACAGCGGCATCCTCTCCTACAGCCATTCCCTCTCACAACATGGTGGGCATCACCATGGACATTGGGGGAAGTCCGATCCTCTCCGGCTCGGGAGCCTATCTCATTCATGGGGGGATGGAAAACACTAGACATTCTCTGTCACATACTTCACGCTCCTCTCCAGCAACG CTTGAAATGGCGATtgaaaacctacaaaaaaatGAAGGGATTACATCACACAAAAGCAGTTTGCTCAACAGCCAT CTCCAGTGGTTGTTGGACAACTACGAGACAGCGGAAGGTGTCAGCCTTCCCAGGAGCTCTCTCTATAATCATTACCTGCGGCACTGCCAGGAGCACAAACTGGATCCAGTGAACGCCGCTTCCTTCGGAAAACTGATCCGTTCGGTGTTCATGGGGCTGAGGACTCGCCGCCTGGGAACCAG GGGGAACTCCAAATATCATTATTACGGGATCCGTCTAAAACCAGAGTCTCCGCTGAACCGCTTGCAGGAGGACACCCAGTACATGGCAATGAGGCAGCAGCCCATCCACCAGAAGCAAAG GTATAGGCCAGCACAGAAGATGGATGGCATGGCAGAGAGCGGGTCCAATAGTAACCCGCACACTACGCCGGAGCAATCGGTTGCTGCTCAAAGTCAACATCATCTGCAATTCATAG atataACCCATGTCTTTCCCGAGTTCCCAGCCCCTCGTTTAGGTAACGTCCTCTTACAAGAAGGGGTCACCATGAATGATGTGAAAACTCTGCAGCTTCTTTACAGGCGACACTGTGAG GCAACTTTGGATGTTGTAATGAATCTTCAATTTCATTATATTGAGAAACTGTGGCAATCCTTCTGGAGTCCTAAAACACCATCTAGTGATGGCTCTACTGCCCTGCCATCCAG CGAAGAAGAACATGAAGGGACCCTCCCGAAAGATAAGCTGATCACTCTGTGCAAATACGAACCCATCCTCAAATGGATGAGAAGCTGCGATCACATCTTGTACCAGGCCCTGGTGGAGATTCTCATCCCAGACGTGCTCAGACCAGTGCCCA GTACACTTACACAGGCGATTCGTAATTTTGCCAAGAGTTTGGAAGGGTGGCTGATGAACGCAATGAGTGAATTTCCCCCGCAGGTTGTCCAGACCAAG GTTGGGGTAGTGAGTGCCTTTGCGCAGACGTTACGGAGGTACACATCCCTGAACCACCTGGCTCAGGCTGCCCGTGCGGTGCTGCAGAACACTTCCCAGATAAACCAGATGCTCAGTGATCTCAATCGGGTCGACTTTGCCAATGTACAG GAGCAAGCCTCGTGGGTGTGCCAGTGCGAGGAAGGCATGGTACAGAAGCTGGAGCAGGATTTCAAGCtcactctgcagcagcagagttCTCTGGACCAGTGGGCTAGTTGGCTGGATAATGTTGTTACTCAAGTCCTGAAGCATCACGAGGGCAGTCCCAGCTTCCCCAAGGCAGCCAGGCAGTTCCTGTTAAAATGGTCTTTCTATAG CTCCATGGTGATCCGTGACCTCACCTTGCGCAGTGCTGCCAGCTTTGGTTCCTTCCACCTGATTCGCCTGCTCTATGATGAATACATGTTTTATCTGGTAGAGCATCGTGTTGCCCAGGCAACAGGGGAGACACCAATTGCTGTAATGGGAGAG tttggtGATCTcacatccctgtccccaacaCTGCTGGACAAAG ATGACATTAGTGACCTGGGCAGCGAGGTGGACACGGTCTCCCGATGCGTGGGGGAGCCACTGGTGAAACGGGAACGCAGTGACCCCGGCCACTCGCTGCAGGAGATCTGA
- the RFX2 gene encoding DNA-binding protein RFX2 isoform X3, with protein sequence MNYWQYDWCEAEAFGVVDHWSTFQCERRLYEQDGLILQRVLVQAAGSAPKGAQMQQISVPRVQQVPQQVQSVQHVYPSQVQYVEGEAVYTNGTIRAAYSYNTEAQIYAPSSAASYFESQGGGAQVTTAASSPTAIPSHNMVGITMDIGGSPILSGSGAYLIHGGMENTRHSLSHTSRSSPATLQWLLDNYETAEGVSLPRSSLYNHYLRHCQEHKLDPVNAASFGKLIRSVFMGLRTRRLGTRGNSKYHYYGIRLKPESPLNRLQEDTQYMAMRQQPIHQKQRYRPAQKMDGMAESGSNSNPHTTPEQSVAAQSQHHLQFIDITHVFPEFPAPRLGNVLLQEGVTMNDVKTLQLLYRRHCEATLDVVMNLQFHYIEKLWQSFWSPKTPSSDGSTALPSSEEEHEGTLPKDKLITLCKYEPILKWMRSCDHILYQALVEILIPDVLRPVPSTLTQAIRNFAKSLEGWLMNAMSEFPPQVVQTKVGVVSAFAQTLRRYTSLNHLAQAARAVLQNTSQINQMLSDLNRVDFANVQEQASWVCQCEEGMVQKLEQDFKLTLQQQSSLDQWASWLDNVVTQVLKHHEGSPSFPKAARQFLLKWSFYSSMVIRDLTLRSAASFGSFHLIRLLYDEYMFYLVEHRVAQATGETPIAVMGEFGDLTSLSPTLLDKDDISDLGSEVDTVSRCVGEPLVKRERSDPGHSLQEI encoded by the exons AGGGTTTTGGTCCAAGCAGCAGGCTCCGCTCCCAAAGGAGCGCAGATGCAGCAAATCTCTGTTCCCAGAGTTCAGCAGGTTCCACAACAG GTGCAATCCGTGCAGCACGTATATCCATCCCAGGTCCAGTATGTGGAAGGAGAAGCTGTTTATACCAATGGAACCAT ACGAGCCGCTTACTCCTACAACACCGAAGCTCAGATTTACGCCCCCAGCAGCGCAGCATCCTATTTCGAATCGCAGGGAGGTGGAGCTCAGGTGACTACAGCGGCATCCTCTCCTACAGCCATTCCCTCTCACAACATGGTGGGCATCACCATGGACATTGGGGGAAGTCCGATCCTCTCCGGCTCGGGAGCCTATCTCATTCATGGGGGGATGGAAAACACTAGACATTCTCTGTCACATACTTCACGCTCCTCTCCAGCAACG CTCCAGTGGTTGTTGGACAACTACGAGACAGCGGAAGGTGTCAGCCTTCCCAGGAGCTCTCTCTATAATCATTACCTGCGGCACTGCCAGGAGCACAAACTGGATCCAGTGAACGCCGCTTCCTTCGGAAAACTGATCCGTTCGGTGTTCATGGGGCTGAGGACTCGCCGCCTGGGAACCAG GGGGAACTCCAAATATCATTATTACGGGATCCGTCTAAAACCAGAGTCTCCGCTGAACCGCTTGCAGGAGGACACCCAGTACATGGCAATGAGGCAGCAGCCCATCCACCAGAAGCAAAG GTATAGGCCAGCACAGAAGATGGATGGCATGGCAGAGAGCGGGTCCAATAGTAACCCGCACACTACGCCGGAGCAATCGGTTGCTGCTCAAAGTCAACATCATCTGCAATTCATAG atataACCCATGTCTTTCCCGAGTTCCCAGCCCCTCGTTTAGGTAACGTCCTCTTACAAGAAGGGGTCACCATGAATGATGTGAAAACTCTGCAGCTTCTTTACAGGCGACACTGTGAG GCAACTTTGGATGTTGTAATGAATCTTCAATTTCATTATATTGAGAAACTGTGGCAATCCTTCTGGAGTCCTAAAACACCATCTAGTGATGGCTCTACTGCCCTGCCATCCAG CGAAGAAGAACATGAAGGGACCCTCCCGAAAGATAAGCTGATCACTCTGTGCAAATACGAACCCATCCTCAAATGGATGAGAAGCTGCGATCACATCTTGTACCAGGCCCTGGTGGAGATTCTCATCCCAGACGTGCTCAGACCAGTGCCCA GTACACTTACACAGGCGATTCGTAATTTTGCCAAGAGTTTGGAAGGGTGGCTGATGAACGCAATGAGTGAATTTCCCCCGCAGGTTGTCCAGACCAAG GTTGGGGTAGTGAGTGCCTTTGCGCAGACGTTACGGAGGTACACATCCCTGAACCACCTGGCTCAGGCTGCCCGTGCGGTGCTGCAGAACACTTCCCAGATAAACCAGATGCTCAGTGATCTCAATCGGGTCGACTTTGCCAATGTACAG GAGCAAGCCTCGTGGGTGTGCCAGTGCGAGGAAGGCATGGTACAGAAGCTGGAGCAGGATTTCAAGCtcactctgcagcagcagagttCTCTGGACCAGTGGGCTAGTTGGCTGGATAATGTTGTTACTCAAGTCCTGAAGCATCACGAGGGCAGTCCCAGCTTCCCCAAGGCAGCCAGGCAGTTCCTGTTAAAATGGTCTTTCTATAG CTCCATGGTGATCCGTGACCTCACCTTGCGCAGTGCTGCCAGCTTTGGTTCCTTCCACCTGATTCGCCTGCTCTATGATGAATACATGTTTTATCTGGTAGAGCATCGTGTTGCCCAGGCAACAGGGGAGACACCAATTGCTGTAATGGGAGAG tttggtGATCTcacatccctgtccccaacaCTGCTGGACAAAG ATGACATTAGTGACCTGGGCAGCGAGGTGGACACGGTCTCCCGATGCGTGGGGGAGCCACTGGTGAAACGGGAACGCAGTGACCCCGGCCACTCGCTGCAGGAGATCTGA